Genomic window (Molothrus ater isolate BHLD 08-10-18 breed brown headed cowbird chromosome 7, BPBGC_Mater_1.1, whole genome shotgun sequence):
tgaagggTGCTTCCTAATGTACTCTTTGTCGCCTGAAAGAAGACACCGACCTTATCTGCCTACAGCTCCTTTCAGGGACTTAGAGCGAGCGGCAAGGGCTCCCCCGAGCCTGCTCTTCTCCATGCTGAAGACCCTCAGTTGCTCCTCACAGGATTTGTGCTCCAGCCCTAtcaccagctccactgcccttctctaGGCTCACTCCAGCCCTATAGGGCTGCCTGAGGCTGACAGTGACAGGGATGGCAGTGTCTGGAAGCGTGGCAGGGAGTGGCAATAAGGTGCCCGGTTATTCTCCCCAGGCAGAGCACCGTGCAGATGTATGGACATCCCAGACCCTGCCCTTTGGGAATTCGACAGGCACTGACactttctcagcctgtcctgaGAAGGCACCTGTGGTCTCTGGAGTTGGCAAGAAATTGCAGAGACTGAAGTGCTGTCCCCGAGCACGTGGTTATGTGTTATCTCTAACATAACATGTTCTGGTAGCCACCTAATCTCTATTGTCATTACTGCTTCTCAAAAGCAGGGGTAGTGCCTTCTTCTTCAAGGGAAAAGGCTTTCCCTTCTGTCAGGTAAAGATGCagcattttgtgtgtttttattttaaggattGGGATGGCCTATGAAGACTTGTCTGTTTGCCATTCTTGCATATGGCTTCGTTATTCCTTAGTAAAATAAATGAACTGGTATTCTTTGCCATTAAGATTTCAGACATGAGGTTCATTCAAGACTTGGggtttaatttctttccaaaaatgCTCTCTATGGATGTGAATAAGGCAATAAAAAATTCCTACAGCTGAATAAGAGgtgatatttttgtttctgtataAAAATCCAGAAAACTTGCTACAAAGTTTTAagtctgtttttgttttgtagtaAGATAATCAGTATTTCTGTAGATAGAGATAATACAGTAAAATTATGTATTCTGTGTCATACTAAGTTGAATaatactttaattttcttttggtgTGAAGTCAGCAAAAATTACTAATATTTTCATGGGCTAACTTTATTGTATTGATCTTGAGGGTATTAAAAATATGTTGTAAAAAATACTATAGTAAGCAAGTCAAAATATACCAGTTTCTTTCATGTGTTTCTTGTTCTGCGAACTTATAAAGTAGGAGAAACCCCTTTaatgcaggggtttttttacagtcctttctgtaaaaaaggACTCCTTTCTCCTTTATAAGGAGGAGTACATTAGAGCTGAATCTTTTCACAATATAGTAATgcatcttttctatttttttaatttttcagaactATCATGACATCATGTCTTGCCACCCAGAAAACTTTCAGTGGGAGCACTGGAGTTTTGAAAATGTTGCGACCATACTGGCTCGCCGGTTCCCCAATAGCTTTATTTGGGTCATAAAATGTTCTCGAATGCACCTGCACAAATTCAGCTGTTATGACAATTTTGTGACAAGTAACATGTTTGGAgcaccagagcacagcactgactTTGGAGCTTTCAAGCATCTCCATGCTTTGCTGGTTAATGCATTCAGACTCTCACAGAATATTCTGCTGTCCCAGAAAAGTGTGCACAGTGTCAGCAAGGATGCAAAAATAGCTGCTTGTAAATCACAGCCACAGTCTGTTCCTACAACAAatggctgctcctccagagaaagggagagagattGTGAATGCTCTAATAATTCTGCTGTCAACGTCATGGTCCCCTCTGCTGTAGGTGCAGCATCGTTTACTTTGATTGGCTTCAGTAAAGGTTGTGTGGTTTTGAACCAGCTGCTTTATGAGCTGAAGGAAGCCAAAAAAGACAAGACTACAGATGCCTtcttaaaaaacataaaagcaatTTACTGGCTGGATGGTGGTCACTCGGGAGGAAGCAACACTTGGGTTACTTACcctgaaatgctgaaagaacTCGCAGAGACAGGAATTAAAGTTCATGCTCACGTTACACCGTACCAAGTGTTTGACACAATGAGGTCATGGATTGGGAGAGAGCATGAGAAATTTGTACAGATACTTGAAGAATTTGGTGTGGAAATAGATGATCAACTGCATTTTGCTGATGAAGTTCCCTCCTTAGACAACCATTTCAGAGTTCATGAAGTATTTTGAGACTGTATGTATATGAACAGTATATTCTTTGTAGAAGCACTTTTAACACTGTAAATGTTGTCATCTAGATTTTCAGCTTTGAGCAGATGCTTTCTAAACAGAATACTAAATGAGTTCTGTGTTGCTAATAGATACTATATATAAATTTCTGTAGCATAAAAAGGCTTATTGGGACCCCATAATTATAACAGATGTTGTTTTTTGATTCCTGGGAAAAAAGTGTTATGAAGAACAATCCTATGCATGTTTTTTTGTTAAATGGGAATGTTTATTCCTAAACTGTTGGCAGAATTTTTAGTCATATACTGCATTTAATGGGACTTTAAAGTACTTGGGAATTTCAGATGTGTAGATACTTCAATTGAGTGCTTCCAGGGCTAAAATTATTGCTCTTTGTCAATAACAGATGTAAGGTTAGTTTTTTGGCTTAAGGAAATTGATTGTAAGAAGAATGTTAGTTATATATTTTGTGGAGACCTGTTTTATTAGGTAATTAAATCTTCCAGTTTTGtaacatttttcctgtttgaaaCAAAGTCACAAATAATCACCTTTGGAATAATAGTGCCAATACATTTCTCTTCCTTATGCACGCCTTGCCGTTTCTGTCACTCTGAAGTTTGATTAATTAATTGTGTAGTATCTGCTAGTAAACAGCCATTTCACCTGGGGGCTTGAAAATTGTGATGTAGCTATGTTAAGTAACCAGAAATGTTGATTAAGTGTGTAGCTTGTTCATGCTTCAAGATACCTTGCTGTTGCTTTGCTAACTTCTGTAAGGACCAGCAGTAATACCTTTGTTATCACATCAAGGGTGACATCCCTACCTGGGGATGGCAAGGTTGTACTTGGTATTTGCTGCATTGATGTTGCTCTTAATCAAGCCATAAGCACATAATCTATTACaagttgcattaaaaaaattcagactgTCGTGAGTGTAGCTCTTTCAAAATGCCTCAGTTTTAAAATCTATTATGTCCTTTAAATGTACTGCAGTAGTTGCTTCTAAAGCCATCCAAAAACCTTATTTTTGTAGCCTaattttttcctacagaaaaaaaacccctctaaaTAGAAAGCCAGCCAGATTTGATACAAAAGATGTAATCTGGTTCAGACACCAAACCTGAGTGTACTTaagaaagaaatactgaaagatGGACAATGATGGTATTAATGGAACTTTTCTACTGTTGCAAGTAATTTCCCATTTAGCTACAAAGCTTAAAATCATTCTTAAAGACAACTGCAACTATTAACAATGAACCAGTAACTCCAAATGGTTTTGGATTTCCTGGAAGTATAGGAATACAAAAGCAAGTTAGCAAACCTCTGTGAAGATTACGCAAACAATTGTGGCTAAGTTctgaaaaaaggcattttattcAACTTTGGTTCTATGTTTGATGGCTTAGTGacatctctgccctgctccttgtTTCCTGTGACTCCTACACTGTGGAAAGGAAGTTTCTTCTATTGGCATCATTAAAACTTAAAAGGTTCCCTGTAGACAACTTTTGGCAGAAACTGTGCACATCAGTGATCACTGAATAATGAGAAAAGTGTGTTGTACTCCTAAGAAAATTTTCTCAATACTCAAAATATTAAGGGTGGTAGAAAGGTTTATGCATGCAGTGTGTACCTTACAATTTGAAAGAGAACTCTATCACTAATAATTAGACTACCTAGTTCATCaaaagaaatctattttaattGATGGAGAAAAGTGCAATATGCAAACAGACTCTAAAGAACCTGAAATTTAGTTCcatctgcttttttattttaggctGTTTCTTGGAGATTTCGTTCAGTCCTATTTGTTGATTACTATCTTAATAGGCTTATAACaactttttaatttgtttcaagacacattttttccctttatggTCCTTTTGATAACATTTGCAGCAAatgtgaggatttttttctgtaaaggaAATATGGGTCACCTAAAGAAGTGGTTTTAATAGAAACCCTGCAAATGGCTTGAAATATATTTAACCATCCCCTTACAAAGTagtattttaaaaggtaaaCCAGCAAAAACCCCAGAACTTTCTATTGCTTTTGCTCCCTCAGTTTCAGACTGACTAGGCTAAGCTGGGTGTACTAACACTTGCCCAATCCAATAACACTGCAGATCAGAGACCAATTTCTAAACAATTCTGTGCCTGCCAAAACATCAGAACTACGTTGCTGCAAGCTTTTGGAAATAGCTATTAAAATATTGACATTGTCTTCAAAAGTTTCTGGATGGCTGTCCTGTTAAAATAATACTAACCTGTTTGATGGGGGCTGCCTACAATAACTGTTAAATAGGCTCAAGTGTTGCTGCATTACTTTGAAGAATAGGCACTTTGTGTAAAACTAATCTTGTTATGAGACCTCGTGTTGTGGAGGGAAAACTGACTGgttgtttttcattctttaaacAGCTGTAGTACTCTGTTGGAATGTGCCTCTGTCATTCATTACAATGcatgctaaaaataaattttgcaaaCTATGTAGAAAATAAACTATTTCTAATGGGTGAAACCACTTTGATGTGAGTATTAAACCATTAAACAAGGAATGTGCAGTTTTGTGGATTAAGTTTTAGCAGGTGTTTGTGGAGACCtagtttaaaaaatcagatttatttgATGACTTTTCTTCAAGGAGGCTTTGTATTTGTGTAGTCACCAtccataattttaaaacagcttACTGGCATCTCACAAACACAGGAAAGCTGGCATGAAGCAGCCAAGGGTGGGACATTTCTGTGTTAGGATAAAATGGGTCATAGTTTGCATATGCCCATTTTTCAACATTAACTGTAAAGGCAGTTTTCAATAAGCTTAGGTGCAAATGCCTAAAGTTAGGTGGCTCTCCTGCTAATAGTGCTGTAGTTCAAGACGCTTCTGTTTCCTAATGGAGTGAGCAACCTTACACAGTCCATAGTACAACCTAGTAATGAGTGGTGTTCTTGTATTACATGCTTGTTTCTGGTACATTTTGAGACATGCTAACCTGTACTAAACTGTAAACTGCTAAATTCTTTTAAAGCAAGGCTTGATTCTATGAATTTGTCCAGAtgattgaaataattttattttgtatgaaTCTAAAATGCTAAGAAGTTTGATAAACTTCTTCCC
Coding sequences:
- the C7H2orf69 gene encoding LOW QUALITY PROTEIN: mitochondrial protein C2orf69 homolog (The sequence of the model RefSeq protein was modified relative to this genomic sequence to represent the inferred CDS: deleted 2 bases in 1 codon); this encodes MSRRCRSAAAALLRGLAGPAALCLGSAMSLCGAPAACAAGPAVAAAGSGGGGGFSAARLSPPWLRLPEVPGAEPHRTNELLLLLPPAAPRGPAPAPSPQHHVVYFPGDVQNYHDIMSCHPENFQWEHWSFENVATILARRFPNSFIWVIKCSRMHLHKFSCYDNFVTSNMFGAPEHSTDFGAFKHLHALLVNAFRLSQNILLSQKSVHSVSKDAKIAACKSQPQSVPTTNGCSSRERERDCECSNNSAVNVMVPSAVGAASFTLIGFSKGCVVLNQLLYELKEAKKDKTTDAFLKNIKAIYWLDGGHSGGSNTWVTYPEMLKELAETGIKVHAHVTPYQVFDTMRSWIGREHEKFVQILEEFGVEIDDQLHFADEVPSLDNHFRVHEVF